aaagaaaaaaatgatttaattaattaaacaattcccAACTGGCGCGTGATATTTTGAATAGGcttttataaatcctaattaaattatccctataaaatatataaaaatatatttaaaataaaaaaatattaattgatattataaaaaattcttttttactgttttaaatttatttaaaaattctaaaaattttttaaaaacattctaataaatcatatttatattctgataatttattattattattttatttgttttttgttgtttaattgatattttgattttttttaaaatattttaaatatataagatttaaaataataattaattaaatgaataaacaattaatttatataattatgatatatcaattttaattcgagtaATTAATACAtctttaaagaaaactatatttaattattttttctaaccatATTAAGGTGTTCAAacaacttatataaaatcaatatacaacttatttttaaattatacataataaacatatttatctaataattactatatataaataaaaaaaaataccgaaactgtgTACAATATGATATTGAAAGCGTATCGTTCTGGTCTGGATCGAAACCTTGGCActggtcgaaattttaaaccttgtatACAACATATTCAATGATAATTGACAATATCTATTTAACAGTTTGGATTTGAGAAATACAAATGGAGCCAAAATAACATCATTGGTTGTGCAAatgatttttagtttttgattctCTTAAAGCAGTCAGGATGTTCAATGAGCAAATGTAGTTTTTTTTAACTCGGCATTACTTTATAATTTTATGTTTCCTTATTTGTTGCAGAGACACATCCATTCATAGAAAATGCTTATTGACTTTGCTTTTTTGTACGGTGTGCTTTACTAGTTATAATTTTGTTTCCTTATTTGTTGTATAGAGACGTATTGGTTCATAGGACATGTTCAATAACTTTGATTGTTTTTGCAGGATCTGGTTTGCATACATTTGTCTTGTACTTGGGCCCCCATATTGCATTTTTCACTATCAAGGCTTTGAAGTGTGGTCGAGTAGATCTCAAGACTGCTCCATATGATACCATAGTGTTGAAAAGACGACCTTCGTGGCTTGAAAAGAAGTGTTCTGAGTTTGGACCACCAGTATTTCCTTTATCATCTGGAACTTTAGTTAGGGTTCCAATCAGCAACATTCTCCCTCATGTTCAGTTGGAAGCGGTTCTTTGGGGTTTGGGCACTGCTATTGGAGAGCTTCCACCATATTTTATCTCAAGAGCTGGTTAGTGTATGTATTCTTGATCGAGAAATAGCCATTCAGATTCTTATTACATGATATAATTGTGTGAGCATCCATGGTCACAATTTTTTGAGCTAATACATTAACGTTTGCTTTAGAGGTTTTCGTTGTGATTAGGCTTAATGAGATTGTTTTGATATTTAACGACAATTTATGTTCACTAATTCAGACTATGTTGGACCTGCATGCTTAATTATCTTATGGTTTATTTCAAGTCTATTGGATTCGCCTCAGAGCTTGATTGAGATATTCAAGGGATGAGTGAGAAGTGTTGTGGAGCTTCTATTTTGATGAAAGATGTCAAGCTTGAAGATACACTTAAAGATTAAAATAAttgcattattttttatttattgattttagGTAGACTAATTTAAAGATTAATTATAGTGTTTAGGTAAGTGCTGTTACCTACAGAGCTAAGTTATTGGGCCTAATCGACACTTAGTTGGGTCAAGTTCCGTTGTTGTGAGACTTATTTGGTAGGCTGGGAGGTAGATTCTGGGAAGCCAACTCCTTGGTTGAAAGTTGGGTAGATCTAGCTTTTGTTTCGTCGACCTACGACTGACTGAGGCATCCTCGAATTTCTTAGTTGGCAATGCCTTTTATACACTTCAATAATGGGATAATATCAGTGCATCCGATCCCAGATAGATGGTATTCATGGTAATTCAAGTTGGACAAAGGACTCAATAGTTCCCATCTTCAATTCTATATCTTGGTAGCATGTGAACTTGAAGGAAAAAGGAATTAAGTTGAAGGTGATGCATCAAGGAGGTTGCTTATTAGTGACATTTTAGTTCTTTGCACTAGGTATTTATGTCTAAGCCCATATAATGGCATCCAATAGTCTGAACAGCAGTCTTATTGGGAAAAGGCTTTTTCTTCCAACTCTTCCTTCTCTTACACTCTTCTTCAGCCTCTCCTTCCCATTGTTGGCAAAATCAGTTGATATTGATACCCATATCCTGAGTTGGATTGGTTTTGGCAATTGAtttatctatttttattttattttattttttaaaaaatcaacatcTTGTAAGGATTGAGAAGTATAGGAAAATTAGAGATTAAGAGGAATTAGCTAGAAATTAATCAGAATACATTAGAAAATTGTTAGAATCCATTGAAATTTTGTCAAATTGAGAAAGATAATAGATGGATTCAAGTTAAAAGTTGGACAGATTAAGATGAGTTGAGAAACTTGACCATTCTAGCCTTCCCTTTAATCCCATTTTGATTCTCGTAAAACTTGCATGAGAAGGAGAGTATCTTAAATGCCCTCTTAAATTGTGTAGTTTTGCTACTGCTCAAGATTTACTACAAAATCAAGGATCATGCATTCAACTTTGTCATCACTCGTTAAACTTGATAACTCGACTTTTAAGCAAGGTTACTATGGATTGAGAGGTTATTATTGAATGAGAGATTATTATGCATCAAGAGAGAACACCGTAAATTTCTCAATCAACAATGATGTTAAAACTACCCTTCAACTAAACAATTCgaacttagttaattttgtaaTAATGATAACACTTCTATTGAAAGTTTATAGTAACAGCTTGAATTTGTTGAGCACTTAATGGTATGATGCTATTATTGGTTATGTtctatttatattatttattaattttgtatGTTAGAACATCTGTTGTTATCTTATATATGAAATAATTTTATCATGTCTTTTCTCATAGTTCCTTTTTTTCCTGCTGAATTCAATTTCTCCCCTCCTGCCAATCCAATATAATTGATAGTTGGATTCTTTGAGTGTCTAATCATGCACTCGGAATGAGTCGGTTTTCACCTGTCTCTAATTTCATGTAAATATCATTAATTTGATTCACTTGCACTAGTGCAATTTGTACAAATGCATGCAAGCTATAAATTCTATTTAGGATGGGCTATGATATTTTTGAAACACTAGAAATGGTCTAGAAGATGTTTGTGTGAATCACAAGAGGAGAAATTAATCTTCTCTTCATAATAAAATCATGCTGCAAGTGTGAGCATGATTCTAGTCTAATTCCTAAGCCTATTTTGCAAAGGACTAATCTGCAAaagtgttttatttttcttttctgttttacTTTACTGCTTTTCTTTCTCCACTTATTTATTTCTCTAAAACAATTATATTAATCTTTCTGCAATATGTCGTGAGGTGGTATCTTGGTTGTATATTTAATCTTCTTGGTGCTCTTAGATTTCATTTTCATTCTTAGATTTACTTAGTTTGATACTGGTTTGACAAGATTCAAATGCACCGCAGCACGCTTGTCTGGAAGCAAAATGGAAATGGAGGAACTGAGTGAAGCACCATCAGATGGGTTAATTTCTGCTTCCCTGAGGCAAATTAAGCGCTGGTTCTTCACTCATTTCCAGCATCTTAACTTTTTAACTGTTTTGATACTTGCTTCAGTAAGTTATCTATATTCCATTTAACTGTAACTGTTCTGGTAAAATCTATTCATTTTGTAGGCATGCATATGATCCTTAGTGTTCACCTTATCTGTTTCCTAATCTGGATAGGTTTATAGTTTCTCACTGCTGCTTGAGAACAGTTCTTTTCATAGGACTTCTTGTATTCTAGGATCCTTATAAGGTGCTATATttacatacaggattatgacttgattttctttccatgatTTTTGTGACTGGCATTTTAATTTAGGTACCAAACCCTCTTTTTGATCTTGCGGGTATTATGTGCGGGCAATTTGGGATCCCATTTTGGAAATTCTTCCTAGCAACCTTGATTGGCAAGGCTTTGATAAAGACTCATATTCAGGTAGATGTGCCTTTCTTCTGGTTGTGTTGATATTTTCAGATGAGCCTTTCTTCTGATTGTTTTGATATTTACATTATTTTCTTTAGGAATATTGTatcaaataaacaaaataaatagaaaaatattctaaacTTTTTTATTCTTCATACATATTAAGAAGTATAGTTATGAAAAATACAGAATTCATATTCTTTCTTTTGGGGTAATATATAAACCTAGcaaaatcttttaactttttgTTTCAAATCTAGCACTATAtaacttcttttaaaaaaatagattgtttttttttaaaatatattgttAAAATCTTACACCCATTAGAATGGCGTCCATTCACCTTTAGAAAGTTGACATGACACTCATGTCACATTGAGCCAACTTAGCAAAGTACATATTAATCTGTATAACCCTATGAACAAACATAGACAGGGTTAGTGTTGTTCACTAAAATATTTAGAATCCTTTAATCTTAACAAAAATGAACTTAAGTACATGTGTTTGCCAAGTTGGCGTAATGCCACATAGGTGTCATGCCAACCTTTTTATGACAAATGAAATTTTTTGGTAGCTTAATGTGAAGATGATTTGTGAATGTTGCTACAttgtgaagaaaaaaaattaaaaggttgCACTATATTTGAGAAAACTCAAAAGGTTGTATTAGATTTATGTATTAATCCCTATTCTTTTGCTATATTTGTTGGAAATTACTTTGTTGATTTGTGTTGCATGTTTGACTGGAAAGATATCTTAATCACAAATATGCAATGTACTTTAATGTCCATTTGATAAGAAAAGTGAAGTAGTTTGTATGTTTGGACCCTAGGCTTTGGAGACATGATAATATATGCACCACATGGATTCCTCCCTATTACATGATTTTGCAAAATATCAGGTAAGACGAAAGAGGGGGCACTGGATGGGGAAGGAAATGGTGAGAGCCATGAACAGGAAGGAGAATGAAGATGGACATCTATCTTTTAGAATGCCTGTCAAATCATGGGTTCCATAAAACTCATGGAAAATTAGATTGTAGATTGCTAACATGTTACTCTGCCTCTAGACATTCATGATGCGCACGAAAAATGGAATTCTTCCACTGATTTTTAGGTTATCCCAACTGGAGCTTGACTGCTGAAAGCATGCGTTGTGTACAAGTGTTTTTCTAACTAAAGTTAATAATGGCACACAATGCACTTTTGGGTTATATATAACTTATTCTCTCTCAGTAATATTTTTTATCTGTTTTTTCCCCCCTAAACTTTATTCGTTTCTGCAGACAGTATTCATTATTTCTCTGTTCAATAATCAACTCTTGGAATGGCTGGAGAATGAGTTATGCATTCAGTTAGCGAGAACCTAGTTGTAAacgaaaattctaattttaacgATTATTTATCCTTCAAGCAAGAGATTGGCCCTAGAGTTATAGTTATATTTGAATAAAATTGCAACCTGTTCCTGTTTCTGTGAAAATGTCACATGATTTTTGGTTAGTATTTCAAGGTCTTTTGCCTTGATCAGATAAGTTGGAGGCATATGACAAACAAATGAATTATAGTTCTCGAGGTCTCTGACTTTGTTGTTTGATCTCCTTGTTCTGTACCTAAATCTTCAGATATCAAAGAATCGTTGCCAAACTTTTGTCTGAAGTGCTGTTAATCCCAATTTTCTCTCTTTACTGGGATGATGTATTTAAGTCCCATGGGATACTCAGTTGACTAAAAGATGATTGCTTTATTACAATAAGGTAAATGGTTAATTCTTAACGAGCGCACCATGTCGGTTATAAGTTAatttcatgatttatttttatttacataATTTAACCTCTAGTCAATTAGGAATCCATCTCATAGACGGTTACTTGAGTAAAATCATTCTCTTTCCTACCTAGTCAATTGATTATTCAACTTAGCATGACTAGTCAACAAAATTCACCTTTAGTCAACCGAAGGCATGAGTAGTCTGCCTTCACTTGGAAAGCCATCATTATTATGAGGTTATGAAAAAGTCAAAACTCAATCTAGTTGAAAAAAATGAATTGAGAGCTCATCCCAGAGTTTAAGTCTTCACAAAAATCAAGCCCTAGGTAGCTCAACAACTAACGAATAATCACAGCATCATTATAATGCACGAAATTTCTGCTAATACAGAATTTCTAGGAAGAATCAAACCATATTAAATCATGAACAAAGATAAAAATCAAATATTATAATTACTCGACATAATCTCTCATAGCTCTCATGCCTTTAAGTTTTCAGTTCCTCTAGTCTGCCAAACTTCCAGTGAGATCCTCTAGTCCGTATTTTATGAACTAGAGGATGGACCGTAGAGGTTGAcggattaatttgaattattaaacatATAGGATCTAtctaaatcaattaatcaatataAATCCATCTGTGAAGATAATCCGCTCTCCCAAGCTTCTCACTGTGCTCCAATGCAACAACCTAATCTAAGCAGCATCTCAATTTGAGCCGCCAACTCTCAAGCCCACTGAGTTCCCTCCTCCTGGAGAAGTACACCAACTGAATCCAAACCAAGCCCTCAAGCACACAATATCCATGACAACCACAATCACAACTCAATCCCATCAAGTCCATTTAGCTCCACACTCTGCCCGATCTAGGCCTCTAGCCCTAAAGCACGTGATTTCCACGATTGCCATGCCCATAAGTTCCATgagctcaaaaaaaaaaaaaaaaaaaaaaaaaaaaaattctctagtCCTCTATCACTCGAGCCCACGATCTCTATGATTGTCATGTGCTTAAGAGAAGATTCTCTGGACCGCTTTTTGCGATTCAGAGGATGTTCCCTTTCCATGTATTGATGGGGATGCATGGTCCCCAGAGGATCCGGCCTGCATGTGCTCTATGTCCAAGTACCTACACACTTAACACACATTTCAAAACACAAAACACACCCAACTCAAACCATATTGCCAATACATTAAATCAATATGGTTAACCATAACCACAAAGTAGGAGTTGTTTCCTTACTAATCTTCCACGTGGGTACTCCGTGTGTATGGACATAGTGAGCAACTATAGATTTTCTCACATATATTATatgataattgaaaattttgaacgcCTTAGAAagcaatttaatttgaaaattgagAGGGGTTGTTAGAAATAACTTTAATCAATTCCTTATATTTTCCAAAGATATCaagattaaaatatataaaatatttgagATTGTGTTCTTTTACTATATTTTTTAACTGAAAAATTGATAGGATTTATCATCTGTCTCAAGTACTATAAGGTATCATTTATTTGGATGGAAattgagagagaagagagaaagtaacACTAAAGATATGCAAATATAATAAAGGTCTTTATGCAATCTTTCATttgagtaaataaaaaaaaaaaaatagatccgtTACTTTAGCGGCCCCCCTACTACCGGCTccacagatatggagggaggttcatgcaggtacatagTCCATAGGCGCATGGCAGGATAAACCTCAGGTCGTTAGTTCCTgaaaatcgacccctggccattacgtcagagataccatgcgctcACCGTTTGTACTACACCCTAAGGATTTCATTTGAGTAAATAAAGCATCTATATATGATGCATGCTATACATAGTGGAATGCAATCGATAAGCAATCCAATGACATTTTATTAATTTAGTAAAACAAGTAAACAAAATGTTCACACCAAACCTTTCTATTTCTTGCCCTTCTTAATTTCAACATTGTCTATATTTCCCAAATCTACAATACCTAAAGTCATTCTTTTCGATTAGGAGTAACATTAAGTTGTGAATGGAAACTTGATACTTCTTTTAATGAAATTCAAAGCTAGCATTTTAGAAGACACTGTTAGAAATTTAAAACATCACAACTACTACACTATAAAAACATTCATCTCTATCTAAAATTTGATCTAGCAAAGACCTTCCAAATATTTTAGAATGATTATGTTTCAAAAATGAACTTTTTTGTTTCAATGAgactaagaaagaaaaaaaaagtcacGCTTCATGAATTACAAGTAATTCATGAAGATCAAGTGTTTATCCCTCTTAATTTTCCCTTATCGTTCATTAGTTTAACTTCATTCTATAATTACAATATGAAttcgataaattttatttgaactttATCCCTGTCTCATtacatttaaaaattaaacaatgacACTGCAAAATAACTATCATAATAATATGAAAGAACTGACCTAAACAAGTCATCAAAGTAGAAAATCATCTAGCGATATTGCTTCGAACTGATCAAACTCTTGTAAGATGGTTGGCAGGCTTTCAGTGAAGGTAGAGTCACTTGTGATAAAGGTAGCATCCGTGTCAGCAATGGTGGAAGTAGATCTGTTTAACAAGGTGCAGTTCTTGTTGTcgcatgcttcttcttcttctttgttaa
This genomic stretch from Zingiber officinale cultivar Zhangliang chromosome 7A, Zo_v1.1, whole genome shotgun sequence harbors:
- the LOC121999552 gene encoding vacuole membrane protein KMS1-like is translated as MGSGKAVASRFAVDLHPSIRELKEKHQRDLQNLTLATQPFKILQLFVFATLKYLKQWLVYVLKKGGWIMALTFLLAAIGFILANDDSTSEKHIQELLRYTRYVLWWVTLGVASSIGLGSGLHTFVLYLGPHIAFFTIKALKCGRVDLKTAPYDTIVLKRRPSWLEKKCSEFGPPVFPLSSGTLVRVPISNILPHVQLEAVLWGLGTAIGELPPYFISRAARLSGSKMEMEELSEAPSDGLISASLRQIKRWFFTHFQHLNFLTVLILASVPNPLFDLAGIMCGQFGIPFWKFFLATLIGKALIKTHIQTVFIISLFNNQLLEWLENELCIQLART